A DNA window from Pleurodeles waltl isolate 20211129_DDA chromosome 12, aPleWal1.hap1.20221129, whole genome shotgun sequence contains the following coding sequences:
- the LOC138267263 gene encoding uncharacterized protein, which produces MNGWGGADERDSMTAKGLWDHRGEPLICPKVGTSPTLTPTANSKGRYSFVHNPPRSCVIPGDSCSPCLWLHDFPQLQKQPLASQCCTNISCLHICFEPINLSCSIKADLVLLICPRFCVKPVCIWYCLSASGTACLHLVLPVCIWYCLHYEHNSNISPALHPLRATSLQPAQKARRNFPWSEGVTPLHFQTPTAKITGCVDLLSSRAAWILNHWWWSGVVPPPPPPHRSSLPAIQLGSR; this is translated from the exons AGCCTCTGATTTGTCCGAAGGTGGGCACGTCACCCACTCTCACTCCTACTGCGAATTCAAAAG GTCGCTATTCTTTTGTCCATAATCCGCCTCGAAGCTGCGTTATCCCAG GTGATTCCTGCAGCCCGTGTCTCTGGCTCCACG ATTTCCCACAACTTCAGAAGCAGCCTTTGGCGTCTCAGTGCTGCACTAATATAAGCTGCCTACATATCTGCTTTGAACCGATCAACTTAAGCTGCAGCATTAAGG CTGACCTGGTGTTGCTCATTTGTCCACGTTTCTGTGTCAAGCCTGTCTGCATCTGGTACTGCCTGTCTGCATCTGGTACTGCCTGTCTGCATCTGGTACTGCCTGTCTGCATCTGGTACTGCCTGCACTACGAACA caacagcaacatttccccggctctgcatcctctgagggcgacaagtcttcagcctgcacaaaaagcaagaaggaatttcccttggagtgaaggagtcactcccctacattttCAAACACCTACTGCAAAgataaccggctgcgtggatctcctctcatccagagctgcatggatcctgaatcactggtggtggtctggagtagtccccccgccaccccccccccaccggtcctctctaccagctatccaacttgggagtcGGTAA